One segment of Pseudoalteromonas rubra DNA contains the following:
- the rarD gene encoding EamA family transporter RarD: MGTSSETKQGYIFAVLAFLMWGLAPIYFKSLDQVDALEILIHRVVWSVLFIALIIAIKLNWDKVVAVLRQPKLMLMLTVTALLLGFNWGLFIWSVNNGHMLDASLGYYINPLLNVLLGMLFLQERLRPRQQFAVALAVVGVVLQLVSFGSFPVIAFSLAGSFAIYGLLRKTMAVESLPGLLIEAVILLPIALGYWWWLTPSETSNMMVNDWVTNVLLISAGVVTTLPLLCFTAAAKRIPYSTLGFFQYIGPSLMFVLAVVFYGEVFSAERVLTFAFIWSALALFSFDSYRSGKAQRRLAAA, from the coding sequence ATGGGAACGAGTAGTGAAACGAAGCAGGGGTATATCTTTGCCGTTTTAGCATTTTTGATGTGGGGATTGGCGCCCATCTATTTTAAATCGCTGGATCAAGTGGATGCGCTTGAAATTCTTATCCATCGTGTGGTCTGGTCGGTACTCTTTATTGCCTTGATCATAGCCATAAAACTCAACTGGGACAAAGTAGTTGCCGTGCTGCGTCAGCCAAAACTCATGCTCATGTTGACGGTTACGGCCTTATTGCTGGGATTTAACTGGGGCTTATTCATCTGGTCAGTGAATAATGGGCATATGTTGGATGCAAGTTTGGGCTACTATATTAACCCTTTACTCAATGTGTTGTTGGGTATGTTGTTTTTACAAGAGCGCTTGCGGCCTCGCCAGCAGTTTGCGGTTGCGCTGGCCGTTGTCGGGGTGGTGCTGCAATTGGTCAGCTTTGGCTCATTTCCGGTGATTGCCTTCTCTTTAGCCGGGTCATTTGCGATTTATGGGTTATTGCGTAAGACCATGGCGGTAGAGTCTTTGCCTGGCCTGTTGATTGAAGCCGTTATTCTGCTGCCCATTGCACTGGGTTACTGGTGGTGGTTAACACCCAGTGAAACCAGCAATATGATGGTGAATGACTGGGTCACTAATGTGTTATTGATTAGCGCAGGGGTTGTAACGACATTACCTTTACTGTGTTTCACCGCTGCCGCAAAACGTATTCCCTATTCGACTTTGGGTTTCTTTCAATATATTGGACCAAGTTTGATGTTCGTTCTGGCTGTGGTGTTCTATGGTGAGGTATTTAGTGCTGAGCGGGTGTTAACGTTCGCCTTTATCTGGTCTGCCCTGGCACTGTTCAGTTTTGATTCTTACCGTTCGGGTAAAGCGCAGCGCCGTCTCGCGGCTGCGTAA
- the recQ gene encoding DNA helicase RecQ has protein sequence MENLATHSIDTPHGVLKEVFGYSDFRDGQLDVIQACLDGRDSLVLLPTGGGKSLCYQVPALLLPGTCVVVSPLISLMQDQVAQLQALGISAEFINNSLDRAQQQAIYQRLHQGEIKLLYVAPEKILQSEFIERLSHLQLGLFAIDEAHCVSHWGHDFRPHYCRLHELKHRFASIPMMALTATADLATRSDIVTQLGLQAPFIHTGSFDRPNIRYTIEEKFKPLSQLMRYLRTQKGQSGIVYCSSRKRVDDIAEKLVEAGFNAAAYHAGMSNEQRQFVQNAFARDDIQIVVATVAFGMGINKSNVRYVLHYDIPKSIEAYYQETGRAGRDGLAAEAIMYFDPADIGRVKRFFEDIEDEHRRRVEEQRFSSMASFASAQTCRRQILLNYFSEYQREPCGNCDICLNPPKRFDGTLVAQQALSCIYRAEQRFGLGYIVDVLRGANTARIRDNQHHTLSTYGIGKEHSNEYWLSILRQLIHHGLVAQDITQGAALRLTEGARSVLRGEYALQLAQPRLEAKHVYQDKLAQFNYDKKLFAKLRSLRKELADQDDVPPYVVFSDKTLAEMAQLTPTNDSEFLKVSGVGFTKLSKYGAPFMQLIRNYLDTD, from the coding sequence ATGGAAAATCTTGCAACTCACTCAATCGACACACCGCACGGCGTACTGAAAGAAGTTTTTGGCTACAGTGACTTTCGTGACGGGCAACTCGACGTCATTCAGGCCTGCCTGGACGGGCGCGACAGCTTAGTACTGCTACCAACCGGTGGCGGCAAATCTTTATGCTATCAGGTACCCGCGTTACTTTTGCCAGGCACCTGCGTCGTGGTCTCTCCGCTGATCTCTTTGATGCAAGACCAGGTTGCACAGTTACAAGCTCTGGGTATCTCAGCAGAGTTTATCAATAACAGCCTCGACCGGGCTCAGCAGCAAGCCATCTACCAGCGCCTGCATCAGGGTGAAATAAAACTCTTGTATGTGGCACCGGAAAAAATACTGCAAAGCGAATTTATTGAGCGCCTGAGTCACCTCCAACTAGGCCTATTCGCCATCGATGAAGCGCACTGCGTATCACACTGGGGGCATGATTTCAGACCGCACTACTGTCGACTGCATGAATTAAAGCATCGCTTTGCCTCAATCCCTATGATGGCGCTTACCGCGACAGCCGATTTGGCAACCCGCAGTGACATTGTCACCCAACTCGGTTTACAGGCGCCTTTTATTCATACGGGCAGCTTCGACAGACCGAATATTCGTTACACCATCGAAGAGAAGTTCAAACCATTATCTCAGTTGATGCGCTATCTGCGCACGCAAAAAGGGCAAAGCGGCATTGTTTATTGCTCCAGCCGTAAACGTGTTGATGACATCGCCGAAAAACTGGTTGAAGCCGGCTTTAATGCAGCTGCTTACCATGCGGGGATGAGCAATGAGCAACGCCAGTTTGTACAAAATGCCTTTGCTCGTGATGACATTCAGATTGTGGTTGCAACGGTGGCTTTCGGCATGGGGATCAATAAGTCGAACGTGCGGTATGTACTGCACTATGACATTCCCAAGAGTATCGAAGCGTATTACCAGGAAACAGGCCGTGCCGGCCGCGATGGCCTGGCAGCAGAAGCCATCATGTACTTCGACCCCGCAGACATTGGTCGGGTCAAACGGTTTTTTGAAGACATTGAGGATGAGCACAGGCGCAGAGTCGAAGAGCAACGATTTAGCTCAATGGCCAGTTTTGCCTCGGCACAAACCTGCCGACGCCAGATCCTGCTCAATTATTTCAGCGAATATCAACGCGAACCATGCGGCAACTGTGACATCTGCCTGAACCCACCAAAACGATTTGACGGCACTTTGGTTGCCCAACAAGCCTTGTCCTGTATCTATCGGGCAGAGCAGCGCTTTGGGCTTGGCTATATTGTGGACGTGTTACGCGGCGCCAATACCGCACGGATCCGGGACAACCAACACCACACCCTGAGCACCTATGGCATTGGCAAAGAGCACAGCAACGAGTACTGGCTGAGTATTCTGCGACAACTCATACATCATGGCCTGGTTGCCCAAGACATTACCCAGGGTGCCGCATTGCGCCTGACCGAAGGGGCTCGCTCAGTACTGCGAGGAGAATATGCCCTACAACTGGCCCAGCCACGGCTTGAAGCGAAGCATGTTTATCAGGATAAACTGGCGCAGTTCAATTATGATAAAAAGCTCTTTGCTAAATTGCGTAGCCTGCGCAAAGAGCTCGCCGATCAGGATGACGTACCACCTTATGTGGTATTCAGTGATAAAACCCTGGCGGAAATGGCACAACTAACGCCGACCAATGATAGCGAATTCTTGAAAGTCTCTGGGGTTGGCTTCACCAAGCTCAGCAAATACGGCGCACCTTTTATGCAGCTGATCCGCAATTACCTCGACACAGATTAA
- a CDS encoding DUF3630 family protein, translating to MTTRIDHLPDQNHILVIPSSLPDADEFELWGHIFLHLDGLALLEFHQGADRHQWRFNYAGHPYNLNFEHYSESIWIAPEGLGATEHLPNLVTLLRLNLQQ from the coding sequence GTGACAACGCGTATCGATCATTTACCAGATCAAAACCACATTCTTGTCATCCCCAGCTCGCTGCCTGATGCAGATGAGTTTGAGCTTTGGGGACACATTTTCTTGCACCTGGATGGCCTTGCCTTGCTGGAATTTCATCAGGGTGCTGACCGCCACCAGTGGCGCTTCAATTATGCAGGGCACCCATACAACCTCAATTTTGAGCACTATAGTGAGAGTATCTGGATCGCGCCGGAAGGCCTTGGTGCCACTGAACATTTGCCGAACCTGGTAACATTATTACGGTTAAATTTACAACAATAA
- a CDS encoding mechanosensitive ion channel domain-containing protein, giving the protein MPEAITSFLLTEYKLIVTLLFVFLFPLLLKLAIKILHRITRGKIDLHRQQRAELLLKGLVGTVLLCLLLVFWGIELRGLLVLGSSLFAMLGVALFAAWSLLSNLTAFLIMFVQNDFRLGNWVRVIDGANAIEGCIVEMGLMNVVLRHVDGHKVVYPNNLFVTRPVWVLTEAPAKPKNITERRVLGPKK; this is encoded by the coding sequence GTGCCTGAAGCAATTACGTCATTCCTGCTCACTGAGTACAAACTGATTGTCACACTGCTGTTCGTTTTCCTGTTTCCTTTGTTGCTCAAACTGGCTATCAAAATACTCCATCGTATCACCCGGGGTAAAATCGACCTGCACAGACAACAAAGAGCTGAGTTACTGCTCAAAGGGCTGGTTGGAACGGTGTTGTTATGCCTGTTGCTGGTGTTCTGGGGGATCGAGTTGCGTGGTTTATTAGTGCTGGGCTCCTCCTTATTTGCCATGCTCGGTGTTGCCTTGTTTGCCGCCTGGTCTTTGCTCAGCAACCTGACTGCTTTTTTAATCATGTTTGTGCAAAATGACTTTCGCCTTGGCAACTGGGTCAGGGTTATAGATGGTGCCAACGCCATCGAAGGCTGTATTGTCGAAATGGGGCTGATGAATGTGGTGTTACGCCATGTCGATGGGCATAAAGTGGTCTACCCCAACAACCTGTTCGTTACTCGTCCGGTCTGGGTATTAACCGAAGCACCGGCCAAACCGAAAAACATCACTGAGCGAAGGGTACTAGGCCCTAAAAAATAA